In Monodelphis domestica isolate mMonDom1 chromosome 3, mMonDom1.pri, whole genome shotgun sequence, the following proteins share a genomic window:
- the LOC100028213 gene encoding mas-related G-protein coupled receptor member X4-like yields the protein MAESPTPEQLESVLDTRVEEGTNWSLDPWAEAAGEFVFLHWMEILTLVIALVGLVGNSIILWLLGFCTQRSPFSAYILILATSDTLFLGSCFGLGRCLLGLPYCVGLSLLAAISTERCLSVLFPLWMVLLTPVLCVSSLTLVLRVQCSSQRRRPPRLYLLVLLTVLMFLLCGLPLGVINSVWFFSGSSLMPYWLFRLLACVSSSANPFIYFFLGNQWRRRGREPLSVVLQRALGEEQVAGYEGRDTSHPNSVDKNKILIQGNP from the exons ATGGCTGAGTCCCCCACACCTGAGCAGCTGGAATCTGTTCTTGACACCAGAGTGGAGGAGGGTACAAATTGGAGCTTAGATCCTTGGGCTGAGGCAGCTGGAGAATTTGTCTTTCTCCACTGGATGGAGATCCTCACTCTGGTCATTGCCCTGGTTGGGCTGGTGGGGAACAGCATCATCCTGTGGCTGCTGGGCTTCTGCACCCAGAGGAGCCCCTTCTCTGCCTACATCCTCATCCTGGCCACCTCTGACACCCTTTTCCTTGGCAGCTGCTTTGGGTTGG GGCGCTGCCTCCTAGGCCTGCCCTACTGTGTGGGTCTGAGCCTGCTGGCAGCGATCAGCACCGAGCGCTGTCTCTCTGTGCTCTTCCCCCTCTG GATGGTTCTTCTCACCCCTGTGCTCTGCGTGTCCAGCCTGACGCTTGTGCTGAGGGTTCAGTGCAGCTCCCAGCGCAGGCGCCCACCCAGGCTCTACCTCCTGGTGCTGCTCACAGTCCTCATGTTCCTGCTCTGCGGCCTGCCCTTGGGGGTTATTAATTCAGTTTGGTTTTTTAGCGGCTCCTCTTTAATGCCTTATTGGCTCTTCAGGCTCCTGGCCTGTGTGAGCAGCAGCGCAAACCCTTTCATTTACTTCTTCCTGGGCAACCAATGgcggagaagagggagggagccgCTCAGCGTGGTCCTGCAGAGGGCTCTGGGGGAGGAGCAGGTGGCAGGGTATGAGGGGAGGGACACTTCCCACCCCAACAGTGTGGATAAAAACAAGATACTCATACAAGGGAATCCATGA